From the genome of Thauera chlorobenzoica:
TGCGCCGGATCAGCCGGTGCCGCAGCCGCCCATTCGCCCCGCGCCTCGATGGCCCGCGCCTCGTGCTCGGCCCGGCGCTCGGCTTGCGCCTTCAGCTTTGCCGCCTCGATCAGCTTGGCGAACGCCTCGCGCTCGGCCTCAGACATGCGCTTGCCGTCCGCCGCCCACGTCGAGCGCAGTCCGGTTTTCCAGTTGCCGAACATGCCAGCGGCCCGCCCGTCGAGGTGCAGGACGTAGTAGGCATTCTTGCTCCCGGCCTTGTCGCCCTCCACGCGGTAGCGATGCAGTTGCCCGTCCGCCTCGATCACATCAGGCGGGGACTGGCCCGCGTCACGCATGGCCGCGCGAAACTGGTCGATGGTGTCGTGCATGTGCATGGTCACGCCCCCATCCAATCAACATCGTCCGCGAACGGATCACCCGCCGCCGCGCCGCCCTGGTGCCCTTGGTGAACTGGCGCAGGCTTCGGCTTCTTCGGCCTCGGTGTGGTGCTGGCGATCTCGTCGGCCACCATGTCGAGGCTGGGGCGGGCGGTGCCGTCGTTGCCGGTGAAGATCCCCACCTTGAGCGTGCCCGCCGCCGCCACCGATGCGCCGGCACACAGTTGCAGCAGCCGCGCCACGGCCTCGGCCTCGAAGGCGATCA
Proteins encoded in this window:
- a CDS encoding single-stranded DNA-binding protein, with the protein product MIRALVTGELRADPQQRTSKNGNPFALARLSVPMGDEGRVHCSLIAFEAEAVARLLQLCAGASVAAAGTLKVGIFTGNDGTARPSLDMVADEIASTTPRPKKPKPAPVHQGHQGGAAAGDPFADDVDWMGA